One part of the Sarcophilus harrisii chromosome 5, mSarHar1.11, whole genome shotgun sequence genome encodes these proteins:
- the C5H12orf45 gene encoding uncharacterized protein C12orf45 homolog, whose translation MTIHLRLPPPGGAGGQRPREGRKGAGVPAHAHVRPRDVFSQVSGLRGLRSRRVAGMAELGDPENGRRGRAARSGDPDGVRTSVSHDLLRAGCASAGGIQDMLLIGSKGKSPGLKTVRIERSSVLERVKNFLPHIEQANKKLKEEMASGPPDLFNIENVDDSLEKIIEMDVAVVEVSSSDSEGLSSEESSESEDESSLTREVTVENMRLPKPRGRKGKIEVLDS comes from the exons ATGAC CATCCACCTCCGCCTCCCTCCGCCTGGGGGCGCCGGAGGACAGAGACCGCGAGAGGGCAGGAAGGGCGCGGGAGTTCCTGCGCATGCGCACGTGCGGCCTCGGGACGTCTTCAGTCAGGTCTCGGGCCTGCGGGGTCTCCGATCTCGGCGCGTTGCTGGCATGGCTGAGCTCGGAGACCCGGAGAACGGCCGGCGGGGGCGCGCGGCCCGGAGCGGGGACCCCGATGGCGTTAGGACTTCGGTGTCGCACGACCTGCTGCGTGCGGGCTGCGCAAGCGCAGGCG GGATTCAGGACATGTTGCTCATTGGTTCCAAAGGCAAAAGTCCAGGCTTGAAGACCGTCCGCATAGAGAGGAGCAGTG TTTTGGAAAGAGTGAAGAACTTCCTACCTCACATCGAACAGGCGAACAAAAAACTGAAAGAGGAGATGGCATCGGGGCCCCCAGACCTGTTCAATATTGAAAATGTAGATGACTCCCTGGAAAAAATCATAGAGATG GACGTGGCTGTGGTGGAGGTGAGCAGCTCTGATTCTGAAGGACTCAGTTCGGAAGAGAGTTCCGAATCCGAGGATGAAAGCAGCCTCACCAGAGAGGTCACTGTGGAGAACATGAGGCTTCCAAAGccaagaggaagaaaaggcaaGATAGAAGTTTTGGACAGTTGA